One Gemmatimonadota bacterium genomic region harbors:
- a CDS encoding DUF362 domain-containing protein — MQSKVAVLRTSPRTVFEDYHRLLNLADYQNVIAKEVETALKINISWHFFFPGCSTTPWQLDGVIRAMKRDGYDPDLIHGCHNRTVVIDARLGEKENKHLPVIEAHGLKNIHLYEGEEWINVRDAVGDLTAKFLCLNEVYPKGFHIPKRFIDENIIHFPTVKTHVFTTTTGAMKNAFGGLLNERRHWTHPVIHETLVDLLMIQKKIHRGVFAVMDGTFAGDGPGPRCMIPHTKNVILASADQVAIDAVAAKMMGFDPLSIKYIRIAHDLGLGCGDPSQIEIAGDLDAAEENWDFVGPYKKMTFASKMQHKIYWGGLKKPIEWSLKTILAPWAYMASVLYHDSFWYPFHAKNKMQDVLNSDWGRLFRNWEHLTSNAQGFPDVGDTSAKLKKTNLQALWDSLGILRDCIVEAPEFIQSRKKTAHRG; from the coding sequence TCCTCCGCACATCGCCGCGTACAGTTTTTGAAGACTACCACCGCCTGCTCAATCTGGCGGATTACCAGAATGTAATTGCCAAAGAAGTGGAAACCGCGCTCAAAATCAACATTTCATGGCACTTTTTTTTTCCCGGATGTTCCACAACACCATGGCAACTCGACGGTGTTATCCGCGCCATGAAACGGGATGGCTACGATCCCGACCTCATTCACGGCTGCCACAACCGAACCGTGGTCATCGACGCGCGTTTGGGCGAAAAAGAAAACAAACACCTCCCCGTCATCGAAGCGCACGGCTTAAAAAATATACATCTCTACGAAGGCGAAGAATGGATCAACGTACGCGATGCCGTCGGCGACCTCACCGCAAAATTTCTCTGCCTGAACGAAGTCTATCCCAAAGGTTTTCACATTCCCAAACGCTTTATCGATGAAAACATCATTCATTTCCCCACAGTAAAAACCCACGTCTTTACCACCACCACAGGCGCCATGAAAAATGCCTTTGGCGGCCTGCTCAACGAGCGTCGTCACTGGACCCACCCGGTCATTCACGAAACCCTCGTCGATCTGCTCATGATACAAAAAAAAATCCACCGCGGTGTCTTCGCAGTCATGGACGGCACCTTTGCAGGCGATGGTCCCGGTCCGCGCTGTATGATTCCCCACACCAAAAACGTCATCCTCGCCAGTGCCGACCAGGTCGCCATTGACGCAGTCGCCGCCAAAATGATGGGCTTTGATCCACTTTCAATCAAATACATCCGCATAGCACACGACCTGGGCCTGGGATGCGGAGACCCCTCCCAAATCGAAATTGCGGGCGATTTGGACGCCGCAGAAGAAAATTGGGACTTTGTCGGCCCGTACAAAAAAATGACCTTTGCCTCTAAAATGCAGCACAAGATCTACTGGGGAGGCCTCAAAAAACCCATCGAATGGTCGCTCAAAACCATACTCGCACCCTGGGCTTATATGGCTTCCGTACTCTACCACGACAGCTTCTGGTATCCTTTCCATGCCAAAAACAAAATGCAGGACGTGCTAAACAGCGACTGGGGCCGCCTCTTCCGCAACTGGGAACACCTCACCTCCAACGCACAGGGCTTTCCCGACGTAGGGGACACCTCTGCCAAACTCAAAAAAACGAACCTGCAAGCCTTATGGGATTCGCTCGGCATCTTGCGCGATTGCATAGTCGAAGCCCCTGAGTTCATCCAATCGCGTAAAAAAACAGCGCACCGAGGATAA
- a CDS encoding antitoxin family protein, which translates to METIKIKAMYRNGVLEPEEPLVLPEGENVTVIIESRSDISEEKKIRCFRAAAGSWKEITDKRLKEDIHKLRRLRTRPEIESWQ; encoded by the coding sequence ATGGAAACGATAAAAATTAAAGCAATGTATCGGAACGGTGTATTGGAACCAGAAGAACCTCTTGTTTTGCCTGAAGGTGAAAACGTGACGGTGATTATAGAATCGCGCTCTGATATTTCAGAAGAAAAAAAAATACGATGTTTCCGAGCTGCTGCCGGTAGTTGGAAAGAGATAACAGATAAACGTCTTAAAGAAGACATCCATAAGTTGCGCCGCTTGAGAACCCGCCCAGAGATAGAATCGTGGCAATAG
- a CDS encoding type II toxin-antitoxin system VapC family toxin: MAIAYLLDTSWVIGYLRGQTQVVARLEELRPSGLGVSMITVAELEIGIVHAQNPAQAKLGLENFMNVVTVLDITRPICKLFAEWTVRLEQRGQRLEHFDILIAATALQHQLTLCTFNRRHFERVEGLTLHPPLPEEI, translated from the coding sequence GTGGCAATAGCATATCTATTAGACACAAGTTGGGTAATCGGATATTTGCGTGGGCAGACCCAAGTCGTTGCTCGTCTTGAGGAACTCAGACCCTCAGGGCTGGGCGTAAGTATGATTACCGTGGCAGAACTGGAGATTGGAATTGTGCATGCTCAAAATCCCGCACAGGCCAAATTGGGATTGGAAAATTTTATGAACGTAGTTACAGTACTCGACATTACGCGGCCAATTTGTAAGTTATTTGCTGAGTGGACAGTGCGTTTAGAGCAACGAGGGCAGAGATTGGAACACTTTGATATTTTGATTGCTGCTACTGCGCTTCAGCATCAATTGACGCTCTGCACTTTTAATCGTCGGCACTTTGAACGGGTGGAAGGACTAACTCTACACCCCCCTTTGCCAGAAGAAATTTGA